The Deinococcus koreensis genome window below encodes:
- a CDS encoding glucosamine inositolphosphorylceramide transferase family protein: MSLTLPARRRLNREQLSPLSRLLSRLPLSRLLLRHEYMIALGRPCGLPGLREHPWRTVLTRDLVTDAVAEYIADPFLLRRGNAFYLYFEVLNLSTGWGELSVAHSSDLEHWSYDGVALRERCHLSYPYVFEHGGETYMVPETSERATVSLYRATAFPLGWEKVGDLLAGEAFVDTSLFHEDGPDGQWWLVTSTAHSARPRVYCAAGLRGPWTPVPAQSDADPTRLRSAGRIFRLGGQWYRPVQRQGQVYGEDVWLYRIELGAHGYRETLVQEVPQPLLGPPGVSAAGSPLSGAPPPGWNAVGMHHLDLQPDGDDFVAAVDGKSLILDASPRRALLRLRNKLFRIGR, encoded by the coding sequence ATGAGCCTGACCCTGCCCGCCCGCCGCCGCCTGAACCGTGAGCAGCTCTCGCCGCTGAGCCGGCTGCTGAGCCGGCTGCCGCTGTCCAGGCTCCTGCTGCGCCACGAATACATGATCGCGCTGGGCCGCCCCTGCGGACTGCCGGGCCTCAGGGAGCACCCCTGGCGCACGGTGCTGACCCGCGACCTGGTCACGGACGCCGTGGCCGAATACATCGCCGACCCCTTCCTGCTGCGGCGGGGGAACGCGTTCTACCTGTATTTCGAGGTGCTCAACCTCTCGACCGGCTGGGGCGAACTCTCGGTGGCCCACTCCAGCGACCTGGAACACTGGAGCTACGACGGCGTGGCCCTGCGCGAGCGCTGTCACCTCTCGTACCCCTACGTGTTCGAGCACGGAGGCGAGACCTACATGGTGCCCGAGACCAGCGAGCGGGCCACGGTCAGCCTGTACCGCGCCACGGCCTTCCCGCTCGGCTGGGAGAAGGTGGGCGATCTGCTGGCCGGAGAGGCCTTCGTGGACACCTCGCTGTTCCACGAGGACGGCCCGGACGGCCAGTGGTGGCTGGTGACCTCGACCGCCCACTCGGCCCGGCCCCGGGTCTACTGCGCCGCCGGCCTGCGCGGGCCCTGGACACCGGTGCCGGCCCAGTCGGATGCCGACCCCACGCGGCTGCGCTCGGCGGGCCGCATCTTCCGGCTGGGCGGCCAGTGGTACCGGCCGGTGCAGCGCCAGGGGCAGGTGTACGGCGAGGACGTCTGGCTCTACCGCATCGAGCTGGGCGCCCACGGCTACCGGGAGACGCTCGTTCAGGAGGTGCCGCAGCCGCTGCTGGGGCCGCCCGGCGTTTCCGCGGCCGGCTCTCCACTGTCCGGCGCGCCCCCACCGGGCTGGAACGCCGTGGGGATGCACCACCTGGACCTGCAGCCCGACGGCGACGATTTCGTGGCGGCCGTGGACGGCAAATCGCTGATCCTGGACGCCTCGCCCCGGCGGGCGCTGCTGCGGCTGCGGAACAAGCTGTTCAGGATCGGCCGATGA
- a CDS encoding glycosyltransferase family 4 protein, with protein sequence MKQEQGLKIVFVITRGDSVGGAHIHVRDLSRQLMALGHHVTVVVGGAGAYTAELERAGIPFRSLQFLTREIRPRQEGRALLELRGVLAELRPDLVSTHSSKAGLLGRLAARSLGVPALFTAHGWAFTEGVPESQRRFYTLAERLLAPLSRRIITVSEHDRQLALRRRVAPAHRLVTVHNGMPLLSGDALARPQHAPPTLVMVARFQEQKDHATLLRALAGLQTLPWTLELIGDGPLEAQTMALAAELGLAARVQFLGARSDVAERLRSAQIFVLATHWEGFPRSILEAMRAGLPVVASDVGGVRESVEDGVTGRVVPPADVDALRLALAGLIGSPQERQRLGDRGREVFLEQFTFTRMFAQTLEVYQQVLGRPLTSPATAAPDAAPRGAGSPDAGSPDAGRAGGGRRAPATPDITGQPPG encoded by the coding sequence ATGAAGCAGGAGCAAGGACTGAAGATCGTCTTCGTCATCACCCGTGGAGATTCGGTGGGGGGCGCCCACATCCACGTGCGCGACCTCTCCCGGCAGCTGATGGCGCTGGGCCACCACGTCACCGTGGTCGTCGGGGGTGCGGGCGCCTACACGGCCGAGCTGGAGCGCGCCGGTATCCCCTTTCGCAGCCTGCAGTTCCTGACCCGTGAGATCCGCCCCCGCCAGGAGGGCCGCGCGCTGCTGGAGCTCAGGGGCGTGCTGGCCGAACTGCGGCCCGATCTGGTGTCCACGCACTCCTCGAAGGCGGGGCTGCTGGGCCGCCTCGCCGCGCGCTCGCTGGGGGTGCCGGCGCTGTTCACCGCGCACGGCTGGGCCTTCACCGAGGGCGTGCCGGAGAGTCAGCGGCGGTTCTACACGCTGGCCGAGCGGCTGCTCGCTCCCCTGAGCCGGCGGATCATCACGGTCTCCGAGCACGACCGGCAGCTCGCCCTGCGGCGGCGCGTGGCCCCGGCCCACCGGCTGGTCACGGTGCACAACGGCATGCCGCTGCTGTCCGGCGACGCCCTGGCCCGGCCGCAGCACGCCCCCCCCACATTGGTCATGGTGGCGCGCTTCCAGGAGCAGAAGGATCACGCCACCCTGCTGCGCGCCCTGGCCGGCCTGCAGACCCTGCCCTGGACGCTGGAGCTGATCGGGGACGGCCCCCTGGAAGCCCAGACAATGGCGCTGGCCGCCGAGCTGGGCCTCGCCGCCCGGGTGCAGTTCCTGGGCGCCCGCAGCGACGTGGCCGAGCGCCTGAGATCGGCCCAGATCTTCGTGCTGGCCACCCACTGGGAGGGCTTTCCACGCTCCATCCTGGAGGCCATGCGCGCGGGCCTGCCGGTGGTGGCCTCGGACGTCGGGGGGGTGCGCGAATCGGTCGAGGACGGCGTGACCGGCCGGGTGGTGCCGCCCGCCGACGTGGACGCGCTGCGCCTCGCCCTGGCCGGGCTGATCGGCTCGCCGCAGGAGCGTCAGCGGCTGGGCGACCGGGGCCGCGAGGTCTTTCTGGAGCAGTTCACCTTCACGCGGATGTTTGCCCAGACCCTGGAGGTCTACCAGCAGGTGCTGGGCCGGCCCCTGACCAGCCCGGCGACGGCGGCCCCGGACGCGGCCCCACGAGGCGCCGGCAGTCCGGATGCTGGCAGTCCGGACGCAGGCCGTGCAGGTGGAGGCCGGCGGGCACCAGCCACCCCCGACATCACCGGGCAGCCGCCAGGGTGA
- a CDS encoding NAD-dependent epimerase/dehydratase family protein has translation MRRALVTGGAGFIGSHVVDVLLAQGWQVTAVDSFDPFYPRALKEANVAGQRPHPNYTLRELDIRDLPALRAQLSGPYDAVVHLAAKAGVRPSIADPATYQDVNVRGTQNLLELARELGVRQFVFASSSSVYGVNPRVPWSEEDHVLSPISPYASTKVSGELLGHVYAHLYSMRFVGLRFFTVYGERQRPDLAIHKFARLLLDGQPIPVFGDGSTRRDYTHISDIVRGIQAAIEYQGSDYEIVNLGNNRTVSLAEMIGVLEETLGVSARRREMPMQPGDVPQTWASLDKARRLLDFQPQVDFGTGCQAFASWLRHEPQPVGRAVGSGVAR, from the coding sequence GTGAGGCGCGCGCTGGTCACGGGGGGAGCGGGGTTTATCGGCAGCCATGTGGTCGACGTGCTGCTGGCGCAGGGCTGGCAGGTGACGGCGGTCGACTCCTTCGACCCCTTCTATCCGCGCGCCCTGAAGGAAGCCAACGTCGCCGGGCAGCGCCCGCACCCGAACTACACCCTGCGTGAGCTGGACATCCGCGATCTGCCGGCGCTGCGTGCCCAGCTGAGCGGGCCCTACGACGCCGTGGTGCACCTCGCCGCGAAGGCGGGGGTACGGCCCAGCATCGCCGACCCGGCGACCTACCAGGACGTGAACGTGCGCGGCACCCAGAACCTGCTGGAACTGGCCCGCGAACTCGGCGTCCGGCAGTTCGTGTTCGCCTCCAGCTCCTCGGTCTACGGAGTGAACCCGCGCGTGCCCTGGAGCGAGGAAGACCACGTGCTCTCGCCCATCAGCCCCTACGCCAGCACCAAGGTCAGCGGGGAGCTGCTGGGCCACGTCTACGCCCACCTGTACTCCATGCGCTTCGTGGGGCTGCGCTTTTTCACCGTGTACGGCGAGCGGCAGCGCCCGGATCTGGCGATCCACAAGTTCGCCCGGCTGCTGCTGGACGGCCAGCCGATCCCGGTCTTCGGCGACGGCTCGACCCGGCGCGACTACACCCATATCAGCGACATCGTGCGGGGGATTCAGGCGGCCATTGAGTATCAGGGCAGCGACTACGAGATCGTGAACCTGGGCAACAACCGCACGGTCAGCCTGGCCGAGATGATCGGCGTGCTGGAGGAGACCCTGGGCGTGAGCGCCCGGCGGCGCGAAATGCCCATGCAGCCCGGCGACGTGCCGCAGACCTGGGCCAGCCTGGACAAGGCCAGGCGCCTGCTGGACTTTCAGCCCCAGGTGGACTTCGGAACCGGCTGTCAGGCGTTCGCGTCCTGGCTGCGGCACGAGCCTCAGCCTGTGGGCCGTGCCGTGGGCAGCGGAGTGGCCCGGTGA
- a CDS encoding exopolysaccharide biosynthesis polyprenyl glycosylphosphotransferase → MVSQRLQPTRQAFYRSHLLALLSLVDVTTPVILGLLAAQLMVPAGSIMLTYSNWLLSTWVAWGAIRGRRAGLGSYRYYESIMIPLAALIISLVVLALIDASSAIKFLVVVTLGWGLIMLVSRFLMRRFAPAMVVGVLPGMESVLPQGPDVRYVLLTTPQQVALQELDELLIDPHQALSGEWAELLMHAYASGVPTCTVASLQEELSGRVSVEYLHGARLGEVPFLSSYVLVKAVLDRLVTLLALPVLLPLAGLVALTVLIDSGRPLLFWQERVGRNGRVFRMVKFRSMRIDSERGGAAFAVQGDARVTRVGHFLRKFRLDELPQFWNVLRGDMSIIGPRPEQGTFVERFNQEIRLYPLRHWVRPGITGWAQVVQGYAADTGTTIDKLRYDVFYIKHLSFWLDVRIVFKTLQTILTGFGAR, encoded by the coding sequence ATGGTCAGTCAACGGCTCCAACCGACACGACAGGCGTTCTACCGTTCGCACCTGCTGGCGCTGCTCAGCCTGGTGGACGTCACCACACCGGTGATCCTGGGCCTGCTCGCGGCCCAGCTGATGGTGCCGGCGGGGTCGATCATGCTGACCTACAGCAACTGGCTGCTGTCGACCTGGGTGGCCTGGGGCGCCATCCGGGGGCGCCGCGCGGGCCTGGGTTCCTACCGCTACTACGAGTCGATCATGATTCCGCTGGCGGCCCTGATCATCAGCCTGGTCGTCCTGGCCCTGATCGACGCGTCCAGCGCGATCAAGTTCCTGGTGGTCGTCACGCTGGGCTGGGGCCTGATTATGCTGGTGAGCCGCTTCCTGATGCGCCGCTTCGCGCCGGCCATGGTCGTGGGCGTGCTGCCCGGCATGGAGTCCGTGCTGCCGCAGGGCCCGGACGTGCGCTACGTGCTCCTGACCACCCCGCAGCAGGTGGCCCTGCAGGAACTCGACGAGCTGCTGATCGACCCGCACCAGGCCCTCTCGGGGGAGTGGGCCGAACTGCTGATGCACGCCTACGCCTCGGGCGTGCCGACCTGCACGGTGGCCAGCCTGCAGGAGGAACTGAGCGGCCGGGTCTCGGTGGAGTATCTGCACGGAGCGCGTCTGGGCGAAGTGCCCTTCCTGTCCTCCTACGTGCTGGTCAAGGCGGTGCTCGACCGGCTGGTGACCCTGCTGGCCCTGCCGGTGCTGCTGCCCCTGGCGGGGCTGGTCGCGCTGACCGTGCTGATCGACTCCGGCCGCCCGCTCCTGTTCTGGCAGGAACGCGTGGGCCGCAACGGCAGGGTCTTCCGGATGGTCAAGTTCCGCTCCATGCGGATCGACTCCGAGCGGGGAGGCGCCGCCTTCGCCGTGCAGGGCGACGCCCGCGTGACCAGGGTCGGCCACTTCCTGCGCAAGTTCCGCCTGGACGAGCTGCCCCAGTTCTGGAACGTCCTGCGCGGCGACATGAGCATCATCGGGCCCCGGCCGGAGCAGGGCACCTTCGTGGAGCGGTTCAACCAGGAGATCCGGCTCTACCCGCTGCGGCACTGGGTACGGCCCGGCATCACCGGCTGGGCCCAGGTCGTGCAGGGCTACGCCGCCGACACCGGCACCACCATCGACAAACTGCGGTACGACGTGTTCTACATCAAGCACCTGTCGTTCTGGCTGGACGTGCGGATCGTGTTCAAGACGCTGCAGACCATCCTGACCGGGTTCGGCGCCCGCTGA
- a CDS encoding glycosyltransferase: MTIPEPAEARRIALFMPTLTPGGAERVMVNLARGFVERGHPVDFVLARAEGIYLDDLPPEVRVVDLGSAQTLRSLPGLIRYLRRERPHALLSALDHANIVALVARQLAWVPTRMVVTIHNTLSREIAQASGWRDRLTPTLVRRIYPLAGAVIAVSEGVADDFSRVTGRRRSQIEVVYNPVIAPDLEQMGAEAVDHPWFAPGQPPVILGVGRLIYQKDHATLIRAFAQLRRTRPARLAILGEGDERPALEKLIRELGLQDEVWLPGHLRNPYAYMARSAVFALSSRYEGLPTVLIEALALGTAVVSTDCPHGPAEILARARSGTLVPVGDVGALSQGILAALEAGGQPAADLRPFGMSYPAQRYLELLL, from the coding sequence GTGACGATCCCGGAGCCGGCCGAGGCCCGCCGCATCGCCCTGTTCATGCCCACCCTGACCCCCGGCGGCGCCGAACGGGTGATGGTGAACCTGGCGCGCGGCTTCGTCGAGCGCGGCCATCCGGTGGACTTCGTGCTCGCCCGGGCGGAGGGGATCTACCTCGACGACCTGCCGCCCGAGGTGCGGGTGGTGGATCTCGGCAGCGCGCAGACCCTCCGCAGCCTGCCGGGCCTGATCCGTTACCTGCGCCGCGAGCGGCCCCACGCCCTGCTCAGCGCCCTCGACCACGCCAACATCGTGGCCCTGGTGGCCCGGCAGCTGGCGTGGGTGCCGACCCGCATGGTCGTGACCATCCACAACACGCTCTCGCGGGAGATCGCGCAGGCGAGCGGCTGGCGCGACCGGCTGACCCCGACCCTGGTGCGGCGCATCTATCCGCTGGCCGGGGCGGTGATCGCCGTCTCCGAGGGCGTGGCAGACGACTTCAGCCGGGTCACCGGGCGGCGGCGCAGTCAGATCGAGGTGGTCTACAACCCGGTGATCGCGCCCGACCTGGAGCAGATGGGCGCCGAGGCCGTCGACCATCCCTGGTTCGCGCCGGGACAGCCGCCCGTGATTCTGGGCGTGGGGCGGCTGATCTACCAGAAGGATCACGCCACCCTGATCCGCGCCTTCGCGCAGCTGCGCCGCACCCGCCCCGCGCGGCTGGCGATCCTGGGCGAGGGCGACGAGCGGCCCGCCCTGGAAAAGCTGATCCGCGAACTGGGGCTGCAGGACGAGGTCTGGCTGCCCGGACACCTGCGCAACCCCTACGCCTACATGGCCCGCTCGGCGGTGTTCGCTCTCTCCTCGCGCTACGAGGGGCTGCCCACGGTTTTAATCGAGGCCCTGGCGCTGGGCACGGCGGTGGTCTCCACGGACTGTCCGCACGGCCCGGCCGAGATCCTGGCCCGCGCCCGCAGCGGCACGCTGGTGCCGGTGGGCGATGTGGGCGCGCTCTCCCAGGGCATCCTGGCCGCGCTGGAGGCCGGCGGTCAGCCCGCCGCCGACCTCCGGCCCTTCGGCATGAGCTACCCCGCCCAGCGCTACCTGGAGCTGCTGTTATGA
- a CDS encoding lipopolysaccharide biosynthesis protein: MTLLRHSLIYALARGVPGALNFVALAVFSHLLSPTEYGQYALVIAISGLLNSVLFEWLHLGLLRYLPSAAQERRAFLRTIVSGYLLVVAATGVLGLLSLLFLKPELRPLVALALALTWGQVWFELTLELLRAQLRPVTFGLLSLARALLSLGAGVLLVRWGLGSTGRLLGLLLGATLPALLWSAREWRGAASLRPERETMQTLLRYGLPLTLTFAFAFILSTSDRLLLGWLRGSADAGVFAVGMDLAQQSLGMLMAIVNLAAYPLAVRAMNDHGPDAARAQLTHNGSMLVALAVPATVGLALLAPQIAQVALGPDFREAATRLIPWVSLSALLMGLKSFHLDLSFQLGQHTSRQVWVVLIAAGINVGLNLLWIPASGYMGCAYASVVAATVALLLSWWWGRRTFPVPVRLPNVLAVTGGTLALLGAELLLAGGRGPLALLGQITAGAGAYVVVYMALSGRDRARLRHWWNRRRGLHLWGLS, translated from the coding sequence ATGACGCTGCTGCGCCACAGCCTGATCTACGCGCTGGCCCGCGGGGTGCCCGGCGCCCTGAACTTCGTGGCGCTGGCGGTGTTCAGCCACCTGCTCAGCCCGACCGAATACGGACAGTACGCGCTGGTGATCGCCATCTCGGGGCTGCTGAACTCGGTGCTGTTCGAATGGCTGCACCTGGGCCTGCTGCGCTACCTGCCCAGCGCAGCGCAGGAGCGCCGGGCCTTCCTGCGAACCATCGTCAGCGGTTACCTGCTGGTCGTGGCGGCCACCGGCGTGCTGGGTCTCCTGAGCCTGCTGTTCCTGAAGCCCGAGCTGCGGCCGCTGGTGGCGCTGGCGCTGGCGCTGACCTGGGGGCAGGTGTGGTTCGAGCTGACCCTGGAGCTGCTGCGCGCCCAGCTGCGGCCCGTGACCTTCGGGCTGCTCTCGCTGGCCCGCGCCCTGCTCTCGCTGGGGGCCGGCGTGCTGCTGGTGCGCTGGGGCCTGGGCTCGACCGGGCGGCTGCTGGGGCTGCTGCTGGGCGCCACGCTGCCCGCCCTGCTCTGGAGCGCCCGCGAGTGGCGCGGCGCCGCCAGCCTGCGCCCCGAGCGCGAGACCATGCAGACCCTGCTGCGCTACGGCCTGCCGCTGACCCTGACCTTCGCCTTCGCCTTCATCCTGAGCACCTCGGACCGGCTGTTGCTGGGCTGGCTGCGGGGAAGCGCCGACGCCGGGGTCTTCGCGGTAGGCATGGACCTCGCGCAGCAGTCGCTGGGCATGCTGATGGCGATCGTGAACCTGGCCGCCTATCCGCTGGCCGTGCGCGCCATGAACGACCACGGCCCGGACGCCGCGCGCGCGCAGCTGACCCACAACGGCTCGATGCTGGTCGCGCTGGCGGTGCCGGCCACGGTGGGCCTGGCCCTGCTGGCGCCGCAGATCGCGCAGGTGGCCCTGGGCCCGGACTTCCGCGAGGCCGCCACCCGCCTGATTCCCTGGGTCTCGCTCAGCGCCCTGCTGATGGGCCTGAAATCCTTCCACCTGGATCTGAGCTTCCAGCTGGGGCAGCACACCAGCCGTCAGGTCTGGGTCGTGCTGATCGCCGCCGGGATCAACGTGGGCCTCAACCTGCTGTGGATTCCGGCCTCCGGCTACATGGGCTGCGCCTACGCCTCGGTGGTCGCGGCGACGGTGGCGCTGCTCCTGAGCTGGTGGTGGGGACGGCGCACCTTCCCGGTGCCGGTGCGGCTGCCCAACGTGCTGGCCGTGACGGGCGGCACGCTGGCCCTGCTGGGCGCCGAACTGCTGCTCGCCGGGGGGCGCGGCCCGCTGGCCCTGCTGGGGCAGATCACGGCGGGGGCCGGGGCCTACGTGGTGGTCTACATGGCGCTGAGTGGTCGCGACCGGGCCCGGCTGCGCCACTGGTGGAACCGGCGGCGCGGCCTGCACCTCTGGGGGCTGTCGTGA
- a CDS encoding glycosyltransferase family 2 protein: MNDPRPGIKVSVVTTVYNGERFFDQSPPSILAQSLTDFEWIILDDGSSDATPRLLAELAARDPRVRVLSPGRLGRAQALNRAVGEARGEYIAIQDFDDVSYPERLLQQSRFLEAHPRVGVVGAHYVLIDENRAERYVRQPPTDHAGLRRAMARSIPFAHTMVMFRRAAWLQAGGYPVQDDIEDLALWIGMARGGWELANLPEVLGEHYVYAASYWHRNFSYMKRQRSLARVQVQAIRQLRLPASSYVYPLGRLVYGYLPTGAKRTVRRLLGRSSEQDT, encoded by the coding sequence ATGAACGACCCCCGTCCTGGAATCAAGGTCAGCGTGGTGACCACCGTCTACAACGGCGAGCGGTTTTTCGACCAGTCTCCGCCGTCGATCCTGGCCCAGTCCCTGACCGACTTCGAATGGATCATCCTCGACGACGGCTCCAGCGACGCGACGCCTCGCCTGCTGGCCGAGCTGGCCGCCCGCGATCCCCGGGTGCGGGTGCTCTCGCCGGGGCGCCTGGGGCGGGCGCAGGCCCTGAACCGGGCTGTCGGGGAGGCGCGGGGCGAGTACATCGCCATCCAGGATTTCGACGACGTGAGCTACCCGGAGCGGCTGCTCCAGCAGAGCCGCTTCCTGGAGGCCCACCCCCGGGTCGGCGTGGTGGGCGCGCATTACGTGCTGATCGACGAGAACCGCGCCGAACGCTATGTGCGCCAGCCGCCCACGGATCACGCCGGCCTGCGCCGGGCCATGGCCCGCTCCATCCCCTTCGCGCACACCATGGTGATGTTCCGCCGCGCCGCGTGGCTGCAGGCCGGCGGCTACCCCGTGCAGGACGACATCGAGGATCTGGCGCTGTGGATCGGCATGGCGCGCGGCGGCTGGGAGCTGGCGAACCTGCCCGAGGTGCTGGGGGAGCATTACGTCTACGCCGCCAGCTACTGGCACCGCAACTTCAGCTACATGAAGCGCCAGCGCAGCCTGGCCCGCGTGCAGGTGCAGGCGATCCGCCAGCTGCGGCTGCCCGCGTCCAGCTACGTCTATCCGCTGGGCCGGCTGGTCTACGGCTACCTGCCCACCGGGGCCAAGCGCACCGTGCGCCGCCTGCTCGGGCGGTCCAGCGAGCAGGACACCTGA
- a CDS encoding O-antigen ligase family protein, giving the protein MTSGAPGHAQATAAGASLRSSSLLVLGPLLLTCLFLFSLSWENAVLVSGLGTVGRLLGGLAVLGWLLALLGRGRIAKLTTTLALMLAYLLYTAASYFVRLDLQSSFGTAITSLQLGVIVLLLWDQVRTRQHLIAALVSVVAGAYVGVVLTIVNFLGQQPVRFYERYSGGNFDPNDLGLILSLSVPLAWWTAKQVRLPALRWALLSYPLACLAPLVLTSSRAALIAYAFSLLYVLHDVWFTASFRPAARLGLLAALGLGVWTATQLAPDSVARLSTIGSELTSGNLNDRRDIWEAAWTLAGDSPILGLGVGRFADDLAPYFGQAIVAHNTLITVAVEEGVVGALLFSLYLISLLLGVLQMRGSLRPMWLACLACLAVGTFTLTWNHRKLTWVLPALALCSVRLSRPAALPGAWAGPAAPQHDPAKEGPA; this is encoded by the coding sequence ATGACCTCCGGTGCGCCAGGTCACGCACAGGCCACGGCGGCGGGCGCCAGCCTCCGCTCCAGCTCCCTGCTGGTGCTCGGGCCGCTGCTGCTGACCTGCCTGTTCCTCTTCAGCCTGTCCTGGGAAAACGCCGTGCTGGTCAGCGGCCTGGGCACGGTCGGCCGGCTGCTGGGCGGGCTGGCCGTGCTGGGCTGGCTGCTGGCGCTGCTCGGCCGGGGGCGCATCGCGAAGCTCACGACCACGCTGGCGCTGATGCTGGCGTACCTGCTGTACACGGCGGCCAGCTATTTCGTGCGGCTGGATCTGCAGTCGTCGTTCGGAACGGCCATCACCAGCCTGCAGCTGGGCGTGATCGTGCTGCTGCTGTGGGATCAGGTCCGCACGCGCCAGCACCTGATCGCCGCCCTGGTCTCGGTGGTCGCCGGGGCCTACGTGGGCGTCGTCCTGACCATCGTGAATTTCCTGGGCCAGCAGCCCGTGCGCTTCTACGAGCGCTACTCGGGCGGCAACTTCGACCCCAACGACCTCGGGCTGATCCTCTCGCTCTCGGTGCCGCTGGCGTGGTGGACGGCCAAACAGGTGCGGCTGCCGGCCCTGCGGTGGGCCCTGCTGAGCTACCCGCTGGCCTGTCTGGCGCCGCTGGTGCTGACCAGCTCCCGCGCCGCCCTGATCGCCTACGCCTTCAGCCTGCTGTACGTGCTGCACGACGTGTGGTTCACCGCCAGCTTCCGCCCGGCGGCCCGGCTGGGGCTGCTGGCCGCGCTGGGCCTGGGCGTCTGGACGGCCACGCAGCTCGCGCCGGACTCGGTGGCGCGCCTGAGCACCATCGGCAGCGAGCTCACCAGCGGCAACCTGAACGACCGGCGCGACATCTGGGAAGCCGCCTGGACGCTGGCCGGCGACTCGCCGATCCTCGGGCTGGGGGTGGGGCGCTTCGCCGACGATCTGGCGCCCTATTTCGGGCAGGCCATCGTGGCGCACAACACCCTGATCACCGTGGCGGTCGAGGAAGGCGTGGTCGGCGCGCTGCTGTTCAGCCTGTACCTGATCTCCCTGCTGCTGGGTGTCCTTCAGATGCGCGGCTCCCTGCGCCCGATGTGGCTGGCCTGCCTGGCCTGCCTGGCGGTGGGCACCTTCACGCTGACCTGGAACCACCGCAAGCTCACCTGGGTGCTGCCCGCCCTCGCCCTGTGTTCGGTGCGGCTGAGCCGCCCGGCGGCGCTGCCGGGGGCCTGGGCAGGCCCCGCCGCGCCGCAGCACGACCCCGCAAAGGAAGGCCCGGCATGA
- a CDS encoding glycosyltransferase, whose protein sequence is MKILYVSTSMGLGGADMQVLSLARGMRRRGHEVQILSFAPPGPVAQLAAQDGLDVQSLNIRGRAGLLRAVLGVARASARVRPDVLHSHLVHANLLARLSRLLCPVPALISTGHSVREGGRWSLQAYRLTDGLCDLTTSVSRLALQRYLDTRAAPAGKLRYVANGLDLAAFDRATCDRAPHDRPAHDQPAMSVDSGSDAPSTGRAGPFSWIAVGRFEEAKDYPTMLRAFAQASADWPGARLDIVGEGRGLEAARAQAQALGLAQRVRFLGARQDVPALLAGADGYLMASAWEGLPMVLLEAGAARLPVVSTAVGSVPDAVLHERSGLLVPPNDPAALAAAMARLMAIPAHDRTQMGEAARDHIERHFGLDSVLNDWEEIYAGVLRRRQTPAGSQE, encoded by the coding sequence GTGAAGATCCTGTACGTCTCCACCAGCATGGGCCTGGGCGGCGCCGACATGCAGGTGCTCAGCCTGGCGCGCGGGATGCGGCGGCGCGGCCATGAGGTGCAGATCCTGTCGTTCGCGCCCCCCGGGCCGGTCGCGCAGCTGGCGGCCCAGGACGGCCTGGACGTGCAGTCGCTGAACATTCGTGGCCGGGCCGGCCTGCTGCGGGCGGTGCTGGGCGTGGCCCGCGCCAGCGCCCGTGTCCGCCCGGACGTGCTGCACAGCCACCTCGTCCATGCCAACCTGCTCGCGCGCCTGAGCCGGCTGCTGTGTCCGGTGCCGGCGCTGATCTCGACCGGTCATTCGGTGCGCGAGGGCGGGCGCTGGTCGCTGCAGGCCTACCGCCTCACGGACGGGCTGTGCGACCTGACCACCAGTGTCAGCCGCCTGGCCCTGCAGCGTTATCTGGACACCCGGGCCGCGCCGGCGGGCAAGCTGCGCTACGTGGCGAACGGACTGGATCTGGCCGCCTTCGACCGGGCCACCTGTGACCGGGCCCCCCATGACCGGCCCGCCCATGACCAGCCCGCCATGTCGGTAGACAGCGGCAGCGACGCCCCCAGCACCGGGAGGGCCGGCCCCTTCTCGTGGATCGCGGTCGGACGTTTCGAGGAGGCCAAGGACTATCCGACCATGCTGCGGGCCTTCGCGCAGGCCTCGGCCGACTGGCCGGGGGCGCGGCTGGACATCGTGGGCGAGGGCCGGGGTCTGGAGGCGGCGCGGGCCCAGGCGCAGGCGCTGGGCCTCGCCCAGCGGGTGCGTTTCCTGGGCGCCCGCCAGGACGTCCCCGCGCTGCTCGCCGGCGCCGACGGCTACCTGATGGCCTCCGCCTGGGAGGGCCTGCCGATGGTGCTGCTGGAGGCCGGCGCGGCGCGGCTGCCGGTGGTCTCCACCGCCGTGGGCAGCGTGCCGGACGCCGTGCTGCATGAGCGCAGCGGCCTGCTGGTGCCCCCGAACGACCCGGCCGCCCTGGCCGCGGCGATGGCCCGTCTGATGGCGATTCCGGCCCACGACAGGACACAGATGGGCGAGGCCGCCCGCGACCACATCGAACGCCATTTCGGCTTGGACAGCGTGCTGAACGACTGGGAAGAGATCTACGCAGGAGTGCTGCGTCGCCGGCAGACCCCGGCCGGGAGCCAGGAATGA